In Limanda limanda chromosome 21, fLimLim1.1, whole genome shotgun sequence, a genomic segment contains:
- the LOC133027872 gene encoding cytochrome P450 26A1: MAMSALLATLLCTIVLPVLLFLVAVKLWEVYMIRGRDPSCSSPLPPGSMGLPFIGETLQLILQRRKFLRMKRQKYGYIYRTHLFGNPTVRVTGADNVKQILLGEHKLVSVQWPASVRTILGPDTLSNVHGALHRSKKKAIMRAFSREALELYIPVIQEEVQASVKEWLARDPCVLVYPEMKRLMFRISMRILLGFEPEQIKTDEHELVEAFEEMTKNLFSLPIEVPFSGLYRGLKARNFIHSKIEENIKKKVQESDRGCNHTDALQQLIDSSKKSGEPFSMQAIKESATELLFGGHETTASTATSLIMFLGLNPEVVDRLRQELMEKEEQGMDFQNLNIESLEQLKYTDCVLKETLRINPPVPGGFRVALKTFKLNGYQIPKGWNVIYSICDTHEVAEIFPNKEAFQPERFMTKFSADSSRFQYIPFGGGSRMCVGKEFAKVLLKIFLVEVVTQCHWTLLNGLPTMKTGPTVYPVDNLPTKFTSYVQN, encoded by the exons ATGGCTATGAGCGCGCTGCTGGCCACCCTGCTGTGCACCATCGTGCTGCCCGTCCTGCTCTTCCTGGTGGCGGTGAAGCTGTGGGAGGTTTACATGATCCGAGGCAGAGATCCGAGCTGCTCCAGCCCGCTGCCGCCCGGATCTATGGGCTTACCTTTCATTGGAGAGACGCTGCAGCTCATCCTCCAG AGGAGAAAGTTCCTGCGGATGAAGCGGCAGAAGTACGGTTACATCTACCGCACGCATCTCTTCGGGAACCCCACGGTGCGCGTCACCGGAGCGGATAACGTCAAGCAGATTTTGCTGGGGGAGCACAAGCTCGTGTCTGTGCAGTGGCCCGCGTCTGTCCGCACCATCCTGGGCCCGGACACACTGTCCAATGTGCACGGAGCCCTGCACAGGAGCAAGAAGAAG GCCATCATGCGAGCCTTCTCCAGGGAAGCTCTGGAGCTCTACATCCCTGTCAtccaggaggaggtgcaggctTCGGTGAAGGAGTGGCTGGCAAGGGACCCTTGCGTGCTGGTGTACCCCGAGATGAAGCGGCTTATGTTCCGTATCTCCATGAGGATCCTGCTGGGATTTGAGCCAGAGCAGATCAAGACTGATGAACATGAGCTGGTGGAGGCTTTCGAGGAAATGACCAAGAATCTTTTTTCTCTGCCTATCGAGGTGCCCTTCAGCGGACTGTACAGG GGTCTGAAAGCGAGGAACTTCATCCACTCCAAGATAGAGGAGAACATCAAGAAGAAGGTGCAGGAGTCAGACCGGGGGTGTAATCACACAGACGCTCTGCAGCAGCTTATCGACAGCAGCAAAAAGAGTGGAGAGCCCTTCAGTATGCAG GCAATTAAGGAGTCTGCTACAGAACTGTTGTTCGGGGGGCATGAAACCACAGCCAGCACAGCCACCTCTCTGATCATGTTCCTGGGCCTGAACCCTGAAGTCGTGGACAGACTGAGGCAGGAACTAATGGAAAAG gaggagcaggggatgGACTTCCAGAATCTGAACATCGAGTCCTTGGAGCAGTTAAAATACACAGACTGTGTCCTTAAAGAGACTCTGAGGATCAACCCTCCTGTGCCCGGGGGCTTCAGAGTGGCCCTCAAGACCTTTAAACTCAAT GGTTATCAAATCCCCAAAGGCTGGAACGTCATCTACAGTATCTGTGACACCCATGAGGTGGCAGAGATCTTCCCCAACAAGGAAGCCTTCCAGCCAGAGCGCTTCATGACCAAATTCTCAGCCGACTCCTCCAGGTTCCAGTACATCCCGTTCGGAGGCGGCTCCAGAATGTGTGTGGGCAAGGAATTTGCCAAAGTCCTGTTGAAGATCTTCCTGGTGGAAGTGGTCACACAGTGTCACTGGACTCTTTTAAATGGGCTGCCCACCATGAAAACAGGACCAACTGTCTATCCTGTGGACAATCTGCCAACCAAGTTTACCAGCTATGTACAAAATTAA